A window of the Miscanthus floridulus cultivar M001 chromosome 14, ASM1932011v1, whole genome shotgun sequence genome harbors these coding sequences:
- the LOC136503572 gene encoding probable receptor-like protein kinase At5g20050 has translation MTRCCHANFGSMIGRGGSAHVFRGNLDDGTPVAVKRMNIHGGHTVGPVRRTSEESSPSLPTCTTTAWCASSATASNARAASTWSTLSSRMARWTGGPFTARSSGLCITIDVARALAYLHNECPWRILHLDVKPGNILLDRDLRAHVCDFGISLSITRGLNSVVDTEHLKGTLGYMAPEMLYSAVSDKSDVFSYGMTLLEHVVRGKVLGVVDAAMASMDDEAVKTVHMVALCCMLVFLSVSERIRKRTKVPL, from the exons ATGACGCGGTGCTGCCACGCGAACTTCGGAAGCATGATAGGGCGCGGCGGCTCCGCCCATGTCTTCCGAGGGAACCTCGATGACGGCACGCCCGTCGCCGTCAAGAGGATGAACATCCACGGCGGACACACCGTGGGGCCGGTGAGGAGGACTTCCGAAGAGAGCTCTCCATCATTGCCAACGTGCACAACCACAGCCTGGTGCGCCTCCTCGGCTACTGCCTCCAATGCAAGGGCGGCCTCTACCTGGTCTACCCTTTCTTCGAGAATGGCTCGATGGACAGGTGGACCTTTCACAGCAAGGAGCAGCGGCCTGTGCATCACCATCGACGTGGCCAGGGCGCTCGCGTACCTCCACAATGAGTGCCCCTGGCGGATCCTGCACCTCGACGTCAAGCCAGGCAACATCCTGCTCGACCGCGACCTCCGCGCGCACGTCTGCGACTTCGGCATCTCCCTCTCCATCACCCGTGGCCTCAACAGCGTCGTCGACACGGAGCACCTCAAGGGTACATTAGGGTATATGGCGCCGGAGATGCTCTACAGCGCGGTGTCCGACAAGTCCGACGTGTTCAGTTACGGCATGACACTCCTCGAACAT GTGGTGCGGGGCAAAGTCTTGGGGGTTGTGGACGCGGCCATGGCGTCCATGGACGATGAGGCGGTGAAGACGGTGCACATGGTGGCGCTGTGTtgcatgttggtatttcttagcgtaagcgaaagaatccgcaagcgcacgaaagtaccgttgtag
- the LOC136503573 gene encoding probable receptor-like protein kinase At5g20050 has translation MYAYIYLYCVHLYAVASLVIQIIAYLALGCLYIYNSSCRQDKFMSAGYLVLVMSVFLISPLEIYTNDRTYLSGIHTNDRTNLIELASWANMVAIFSYCVWKCSFILHYCRLKKLVRTILHGAIVTILLVAIIIAYCNYLDYAEPYHYSSIKVRLLIQLVAYNAVGFLYICNSSGRKEKVISAGLLVLVLLAFLLSSFANTELRTDLIFGANIVAICSYCIWKLYPWIRRWLDALDAHTETEPREPARQQEAAVLQLQVQQTPFRIRDMPKEFSSDEIQAMTQDFGNKIGRGGSAQVFRGNLDDGTPVAVKRIHLHSGRTEAGEEEFRREVSIIANVHHRSLVRLLGYCLQHGGGLYLVYPFFENGSLDRWIFNRSDEQRRVLTWPKRLCIAVDVARALAYLHKDCHRRILHLDIKPGNILLDGDLRAHVSDFGISLSITRDLTSVINTRGRGTFGYMAPEMLLNAVSDRSDVFSYGMTLLELIGGHRNFDPSSSATPDPNLARNVREKMAQGEHMELVDAAMAVAVDDEEAVKTVVKVALCCIQHERDMRPSMQNVVDMLEGRIAVNFPPETRRPSSSVVNLSEPHSISEHAVIDMHGG, from the coding sequence ATGTATGCCTACATTTATCTTTATTGCGTTCACCTCTACGCCGTTGCATCGCTGGTGATTCAGATCATAGCCTACCTTGCCCTTGGCTGCCTATACATCTACAACTCCTCCTGTCGGCAAGACAAGTTTATGTCTGCTGGATATCTTGTACTTGTTATGTCTGTGTTCCTCATCTCTCCTCTTGAAATTTATACCAACGACCGCACCTACCTTTCTGGAATTCATACCAACGACCGCACCAACCTCATTGAACTCGCTTCCTGGGCCAATATGGTAGCTATATTCTCGTATTGCGTCTGGAAGTGTAGCTTTATCCTGCACTACTGTAGGCTGAAAAAGCTTGTGAGAACCATCTTACATGGTGCAATTGTAACTATCCTATTGGTTGCGATTATAATTGCCTATTGTAATTATCTAGATTACGCCGAACCGTACCACTACAGCAGTATTAAAGTTCGGCTACTCATTCAGTTAGTAGCCTACAACGCCGTTGGTTTCCTATACATTTGCAACTCCTCTGGTCGGAAGGAGAAAGTTATCTCCGCTGGACTTCTTGTCCTTGTTCTGCTTGCCTTCCTACTCAGCTCGTTTGCCAACACCGAACTTCGCACCGATCTCATTTTCGGGGCCAACATCGTGGCTATATGCTCGTACTGCATCTGGAAGCTTTATCCGTGGATCCGACGATGGCTCGATGCTCTTGATGCCCACACGGAGACAGAGCCACGTGAACCGGcacggcaacaagaagcggcggTGCTTCAGCTCCAAGTCCAACAGACCCCATTTCGCATAAGAGACATGCCGAAGGAATTCTCAAGCGATGAAATCCAAGCCATGACGCAAGACTTCGGAAACAAGATAGGGCGAGGCGGCTCCGCCCAGGTCTTCCGAGGGAACCTCGACGACGGCACGCCCGTCGCCGTCAAGCGCATACATCTGCACAGTGGGCGCACCGAGGCCGGCGAAGAAGAATTCAGAAGAGAGGTCTCCATCATCGCCAATGTGCACCACCGAAGCCTTGTGCGCCTCCTCGGCTACTGCCTCCAGCATGGGGGTGGCCTCTACCTGGTCTACCCCTTCTTCGAGAACGGGTCACTGGACAGGTGGATCTTCAACCGCAGTGACGAGCAAAGGCGCGTCTTGACTTGGCCAAAGAGGTTGTGCATCGCCGTCGATGTGGCCAGAGCGCTTGCGTACCTCCACAAAGACTGCCACCGGCGGATCCTGCACCTCGACATCAAGCCGGGCAACATCCTGCTTGACGGTGACCTCCGCGCGCATGTCTCCGACTTCGGCATCTCCCTCTCCATCACCCGGGACCTGACAAGCGTCATCAACACGCGCGGGAGGGGCACCTTCGGCTACATGGCGCCGGAGATGCTCCTCAATGCGGTGTCGGACAGGTCCGATGTCTTCAGCTACGGCATGACACTTCTCGAGCTCATCGGCGGGCACCGGAACTTCGACCCCTCGTCATCGGCGACGCCGGACCCGAACCTGGCGCGGAACGTGCGGGAGAAGATGGCGCAAGGCGAGCACATGGAGTTGGTGGACGCAGCCATGGCGGTGGCTGTTGACGATGAGGAGGCAGTGAAGACGGTGGTGAAGGTGGCGCTCTGCTGCATCCAGCACGAGCGGGACATGAGGCCAAGCATGCAAAATGTGGTGGATATGCTCGAAGGCCGGATCGCCGTTAATTTCCCGCCAGAGACCCGTCGTCCATCATCTTCTGTTGTAAATTTATCGGAGCCACATTCGATTTCGGAGCACGCCGTCATCGACATGCACGGTGGGTAA